From the genome of Deinococcus apachensis DSM 19763, one region includes:
- a CDS encoding glycosyltransferase family 4 protein, translated as MTRLSVDARWMGPHGIGRFAREVLGRLDGVPLSVPLAPTHPLDPLATHLALRRTRPALHFTPGFNPPLASPVPLVFTVHDLIHLDVPEEAGWTRRLYYDRVVRPALHHAARVLTVSEASRQRLLEWGGVPETQVVVVGNGVGPNFTPDGDVHQPGYPYLLYVGNRKPHKNVPRLLRAFAALGLPELRLVLSGPPDAETAHLALSLGVYDRVVFSGLIPEEELPAYYRGASALAFPSLYEGFGLPAAEAMACGVPVVTSTTTSLPEIVGDAAILVDPRDMDAIRDGLHRAVTDQSLRANLRSRSLRRAATFNWDRAAERVQAVLQDALEQA; from the coding sequence GTGACGCGCCTCAGCGTGGATGCCCGCTGGATGGGACCGCACGGCATCGGCCGCTTCGCGCGGGAAGTCTTGGGCCGACTGGACGGCGTGCCTCTCTCCGTGCCGTTGGCCCCCACCCACCCCCTGGACCCGCTCGCCACGCATCTGGCCCTCCGGCGGACGCGTCCGGCCCTGCACTTCACGCCCGGCTTCAACCCGCCGCTCGCCAGCCCCGTGCCGCTGGTCTTTACCGTGCATGACCTGATTCACCTGGACGTGCCGGAGGAGGCGGGGTGGACGCGGCGCCTGTATTACGACCGGGTGGTGCGGCCCGCCCTGCACCACGCGGCCCGCGTGCTGACCGTGTCCGAGGCGTCCCGGCAGCGCCTGCTGGAGTGGGGCGGTGTCCCTGAGACGCAGGTGGTGGTGGTGGGGAACGGCGTGGGGCCGAACTTCACGCCGGACGGCGACGTTCACCAGCCAGGCTATCCCTACCTACTGTATGTCGGGAACCGCAAGCCGCACAAGAACGTCCCCCGGCTGCTGCGGGCCTTCGCGGCGCTCGGGCTGCCGGAGCTGCGGCTGGTCCTCTCCGGCCCCCCCGACGCGGAGACGGCCCACCTGGCGCTGAGCCTGGGCGTCTATGACCGGGTGGTGTTCAGCGGGCTGATTCCCGAAGAAGAGTTGCCTGCCTACTACCGGGGTGCCTCGGCGCTCGCCTTTCCTAGCCTGTATGAGGGGTTCGGGCTGCCCGCCGCCGAGGCGATGGCCTGTGGCGTTCCTGTCGTCACGTCCACCACCACCTCCCTGCCGGAGATTGTCGGGGACGCTGCGATTTTGGTGGACCCCCGCGACATGGACGCGATTCGCGACGGCCTGCACCGCGCGGTGACGGACCAAAGCCTGAGGGCAAACTTGCGCTCGCGCAGCTTGCGGCGGGCCGCGACCTTCAACTGGGACCGGGCCGCTGAACGGGTGCAGGCCGTCCTGCAAGACGCTCTGGAGCAAGCATGA
- a CDS encoding glycosyltransferase family 4 protein — MNVLYFLPRPLALAFGGQEVQLLQTAAALRPLGVQVRYADYFDRDLLRGIDLVHLFGSDHVYAQLVKLLRARGLPYVVSSVFYPVGRDRQAQALLAQVPYSQSWLRGQVLRHAAAVLPNSRAEQDLLKGMFGLEDRAFTVVPNGVDPMFVGRDPDAFRAHLPPGWPDGTPFLLSVGRIERRKNSLLLLRAAARLRVPVVFIGAPVEAEREYTDTFFRELHTYPGHAAHLTGFPPGSDTLANAYAAAHAHALLSDLETPGLANLEAALNGANLVVGDALPVREYLESAATLVNPHHLDDVVTALHTALERPRNALGQRERVAGRYTWARVAGQTAQVYRRVLGEA; from the coding sequence GTGAACGTACTTTACTTTCTGCCGCGGCCCCTGGCCCTGGCCTTCGGGGGCCAGGAAGTGCAACTGCTCCAGACCGCCGCCGCCCTGCGCCCGCTGGGCGTGCAGGTCCGCTACGCCGACTACTTCGACCGCGACCTCCTCCGCGGGATCGACCTGGTCCACCTGTTCGGGAGTGACCACGTGTACGCGCAGCTCGTCAAGCTGCTGCGCGCGCGGGGGCTGCCTTACGTGGTGTCGTCCGTGTTCTACCCGGTGGGCCGTGACCGGCAGGCGCAGGCACTGCTGGCCCAGGTGCCGTACTCCCAGAGCTGGCTGCGCGGGCAGGTGCTGCGGCACGCCGCCGCCGTCCTGCCCAATTCCCGCGCCGAGCAGGACCTTCTGAAGGGGATGTTCGGTCTGGAGGACAGGGCATTCACGGTGGTTCCCAACGGCGTGGACCCCATGTTCGTGGGGCGCGACCCGGATGCCTTCCGCGCCCACCTGCCCCCCGGCTGGCCAGACGGCACCCCCTTCCTGCTGAGCGTGGGGCGGATCGAACGGCGGAAAAACAGCCTGCTGCTCCTGCGCGCCGCAGCACGCCTGCGCGTTCCGGTGGTGTTCATCGGCGCACCCGTCGAGGCGGAACGCGAATACACCGACACGTTCTTCCGGGAATTGCACACCTACCCCGGTCACGCCGCACACCTGACCGGCTTCCCCCCCGGCAGCGACACCCTAGCCAACGCCTACGCCGCCGCGCACGCGCACGCCCTGCTCAGCGATCTGGAGACGCCCGGCCTGGCCAACCTGGAAGCGGCGCTGAACGGCGCGAACCTAGTGGTGGGGGACGCGCTCCCCGTTCGTGAGTACCTGGAGAGTGCCGCGACCCTCGTGAACCCCCATCACCTTGACGACGTTGTGACCGCGCTGCATACGGCCCTGGAGCGGCCGAGGAACGCGCTGGGCCAGCGGGAACGGGTGGCGGGGCGCTACACCTGGGCACGGGTGGCCGGGCAGACCGCGCAGGTGTACCGCCGCGTGCTGGGGGAAGCGTGA
- a CDS encoding glycosyltransferase family 2 protein, producing MNPRISVVINTLNEEHNLPLALDSVCRWVDDIVVVDMHSNDRTATVARAYGARVFLYERLGYADPARAFALAQATGDWVLVLDADEVVPAALAAQLHAIARRGDFDAADLPYQNFVGGVAVRGLGWGPTQDHHVRFFRQGQMRVTGEVHNFFHPLPGTRVLRLPYQGDNALLHFSYTDYTSVMEKINRYTGIEAQTKQGQGVRPSLLRETALPVREFLLTFLVKRGYRDGRHGLRLAVLLALYKYLREIKLDERVQRGTREDMLNRYRQLARQAIHPKDPL from the coding sequence ATGAATCCCCGCATCAGTGTCGTCATCAACACCCTCAATGAAGAACACAACCTGCCCCTGGCCCTCGACTCCGTCTGCCGCTGGGTGGACGACATCGTGGTGGTCGATATGCACAGCAACGACCGGACAGCCACGGTCGCACGGGCGTATGGTGCCCGCGTCTTTCTGTATGAACGCCTCGGGTACGCGGACCCTGCCCGCGCCTTTGCGCTCGCCCAGGCTACCGGCGATTGGGTGCTGGTGCTGGATGCCGACGAGGTGGTGCCCGCCGCGTTGGCGGCCCAGCTTCATGCCATTGCCCGGCGTGGGGACTTCGACGCCGCCGATCTCCCGTACCAGAACTTCGTTGGTGGGGTGGCCGTGCGGGGACTGGGCTGGGGGCCGACGCAGGACCACCATGTCCGCTTTTTCCGGCAGGGGCAGATGCGGGTAACTGGCGAGGTCCACAATTTCTTCCATCCTCTGCCCGGCACACGCGTCCTGAGGCTGCCCTACCAGGGAGACAATGCCCTGCTGCACTTCAGTTATACCGACTACACCAGCGTTATGGAGAAGATCAACCGCTACACCGGCATCGAGGCGCAGACCAAACAGGGGCAGGGCGTGCGGCCTTCCCTGCTGCGGGAAACGGCCCTGCCTGTCCGGGAATTCCTCCTGACCTTTCTGGTGAAGAGGGGCTACCGGGACGGGCGGCACGGCCTGCGCCTGGCCGTGCTGCTGGCCCTTTACAAGTACCTGAGGGAAATCAAGCTGGATGAACGGGTGCAGCGCGGCACGCGCGAGGACATGCTGAACCGCTACCGCCAGCTCGCCCGGCAGGCCATCCACCCGAAGGACCCCCTGTGA
- a CDS encoding oligosaccharide flippase family protein, which produces MTAATVGRAAMQGAAALLVRQVVIQGLNVLTGVLLARWLVPAEFGVYSLMAFVLVFLIAVGDVGLGASLIRQPEEPDLHTYRVVFTFQQISAGVLSTALWLAAPFLTRYVHLEPAYVWLFRAVGVSLFLTSFQTIAAIRLERELHFQKLAVAEVLQALVYNGVLIYGTAAGWGAWTFALALTLRSLIGAMYLNLRHPWPIGWRWDPALLQPHLAFGLPYQGVSLVSLVKDSITPLLVGGLLGMQAVGYINWAQTVAAYPVMALMFLQRLYLPVFARLQGDPAALRRAVERVLLLTNGVTAILATLTLALAVPLTTLVFGSKWLSALSLLELLWCGNLFVATATPLLALLNALGRSHVTFRFALVWLLATWGLGVPLILQFGTLGFALATAGVQLTNLALFRVAWQTLPFSFSRSVLPPWLIAAPLALTAGMLGRDTQSPGALAAWFAVPLLLYVVVAVLLWPDARRWLKGRLPLPRSIL; this is translated from the coding sequence GTGACCGCAGCCACCGTTGGCCGTGCGGCCATGCAGGGGGCAGCGGCGCTGTTGGTCCGGCAGGTGGTGATCCAGGGCCTCAACGTCCTAACGGGGGTGCTGCTGGCCCGCTGGCTGGTCCCTGCCGAATTCGGGGTATACAGCCTGATGGCCTTTGTGCTGGTTTTCCTGATCGCGGTAGGCGATGTCGGCCTGGGGGCGAGCCTGATCCGGCAGCCGGAGGAACCCGACCTGCATACCTACCGGGTGGTGTTTACCTTCCAGCAGATCAGCGCGGGTGTGCTGTCAACCGCACTCTGGCTGGCCGCGCCCTTCCTGACACGCTACGTTCATCTGGAACCTGCCTATGTCTGGCTGTTTCGCGCGGTGGGGGTCTCCCTGTTCCTCACGTCATTTCAGACCATCGCCGCCATTCGCCTGGAACGCGAGTTGCACTTCCAGAAGCTGGCGGTCGCAGAGGTGCTCCAGGCCCTGGTTTATAATGGTGTTCTCATTTATGGTACCGCTGCCGGGTGGGGTGCCTGGACCTTTGCGCTGGCCCTGACTCTGCGCTCGTTGATCGGGGCGATGTACCTCAATCTGCGCCACCCCTGGCCCATCGGCTGGCGCTGGGATCCGGCCCTTTTGCAGCCTCACCTGGCGTTTGGCCTGCCCTACCAGGGGGTCAGCCTGGTTTCCCTAGTCAAGGACAGCATCACGCCGCTGCTGGTGGGTGGCCTGCTGGGCATGCAGGCCGTCGGGTATATCAACTGGGCGCAGACGGTGGCGGCCTATCCTGTGATGGCCCTGATGTTCCTGCAACGCCTGTATCTGCCCGTGTTCGCGCGCTTGCAGGGGGATCCGGCGGCCCTGCGCCGCGCCGTAGAACGCGTGCTGCTGCTCACCAACGGCGTCACCGCCATTCTGGCGACACTCACGCTGGCCCTGGCTGTCCCCCTCACCACGCTTGTGTTTGGCTCCAAGTGGTTGTCAGCGTTGTCCCTGCTGGAACTGCTGTGGTGCGGCAATCTGTTCGTCGCCACGGCCACGCCGCTGTTGGCCCTGCTCAACGCCCTGGGGCGTTCGCACGTCACCTTCCGTTTTGCCCTAGTTTGGCTCCTGGCAACCTGGGGGCTGGGTGTGCCGCTTATTCTCCAGTTCGGAACGCTGGGCTTTGCCCTTGCCACGGCCGGTGTGCAACTGACCAACCTCGCTCTTTTCCGGGTGGCCTGGCAGACCCTGCCGTTTTCGTTTTCGCGGAGCGTGCTGCCCCCCTGGCTGATCGCCGCTCCCCTGGCGCTCACGGCAGGCATGCTGGGGCGCGACACTCAGAGTCCGGGGGCGCTGGCAGCCTGGTTCGCCGTTCCCCTGTTGCTGTATGTCGTGGTTGCGGTCCTGCTGTGGCCGGACGCCCGCCGCTGGCTGAAGGGGCGTCTGCCCCTCCCGAGGTCCATCCTATGA
- a CDS encoding O-antigen ligase family protein — protein sequence MLISEVLLYVLAGAYLLLSGPARRLSLPWVLPCAVVLLLSALTGVLQWGMQAVPLLYALRLLGTLTAGILLGTALYLQYGQAFKRVTRLFVRLYLAVVALAFLLLLLFPDSRDLWAWLSRMGVVFQGDPHLNRLVSAYFDPNFFGVILLLPLTWSYVLLHSQPAFRWWAVLVLTLVAILLTGSRSALAAAVLQLLFLLFLSALVAARRSWIDTRHLLQASLSPILLLALLPFYLPYLARTLIRLSTIGDDRSAAARFDSYDFGMQLIAAHPLFGVGYNYLSMFTEQYRRLPSLDSSLQATAANFGIPFTILLLGLTITAAFRWGARLRGPLAFGFWAYWACLAVTILFASQFNNVLYYVFWLLPALGYTVYLGHCARRQALGRATP from the coding sequence ATGCTGATCAGCGAGGTTCTGCTGTATGTCCTGGCGGGTGCTTATCTGCTGCTGTCCGGCCCTGCCCGGCGACTCAGTCTTCCCTGGGTGTTGCCCTGCGCGGTGGTCCTGCTTCTGTCGGCCCTGACGGGCGTCTTGCAGTGGGGGATGCAGGCTGTGCCGTTGCTCTACGCGCTGCGGCTGCTGGGGACCCTGACGGCGGGCATCCTCCTGGGGACAGCCCTATATTTACAGTATGGTCAGGCATTCAAGCGGGTCACGCGGCTGTTTGTTCGCCTGTACCTGGCGGTGGTGGCGTTGGCATTCCTGCTGCTGCTGCTCTTTCCCGACTCCCGAGATTTGTGGGCCTGGTTGAGCCGTATGGGTGTGGTGTTCCAGGGCGACCCACACCTGAACCGCCTGGTGTCCGCCTACTTCGACCCCAATTTCTTCGGTGTGATCCTGCTGCTGCCCCTGACCTGGAGTTATGTGCTGCTGCACAGTCAGCCCGCTTTCCGCTGGTGGGCGGTGCTTGTGCTGACGCTGGTGGCGATCCTGCTCACTGGCTCCCGCAGCGCACTGGCCGCGGCTGTTCTGCAACTGCTCTTCCTGCTGTTTCTCTCCGCGCTGGTGGCGGCACGCCGGTCCTGGATAGACACCCGTCATCTGCTCCAGGCAAGCCTGTCCCCCATATTGCTGCTGGCCCTGCTGCCCTTTTACCTGCCCTATCTGGCCCGCACGCTGATCCGTTTGTCGACCATCGGTGATGATCGTTCGGCGGCGGCCCGCTTCGACTCATACGACTTCGGCATGCAACTGATTGCCGCCCATCCCCTCTTCGGTGTGGGGTACAACTACCTGTCCATGTTCACGGAACAGTACCGCCGGTTGCCCTCCCTGGATTCCTCCTTGCAGGCGACCGCCGCAAACTTCGGGATTCCCTTTACCATCCTGCTGCTGGGCCTGACCATCACGGCGGCGTTCCGGTGGGGTGCCCGCTTGCGAGGTCCCCTGGCCTTCGGTTTCTGGGCGTACTGGGCCTGTCTGGCCGTGACCATCCTCTTCGCTTCTCAGTTCAACAACGTGCTGTACTACGTCTTCTGGCTGCTGCCTGCCCTGGGATACACCGTGTATCTCGGCCACTGCGCCCGTCGTCAGGCGCTGGGGAGGGCTACCCCGTGA
- the wbaP gene encoding undecaprenyl-phosphate galactose phosphotransferase WbaP, with protein sequence MGLRVSARTASPARLGSQAAPARLAALPQAVCLLLGDVLSALLAQELASLILTATGRPVLSLESTLIWMVLWVLWRAYQGLYPSYGRSPQTELRLHTTGTVQVAVGQLAAAFAVQRFAPGVTGVLILWTLILILSLLMRYAVRALLISTGHFGRSISVIGAGHTAALTIAHLRAHPAYGLNPVAAYDDNPALHGTTLQGVPVLGPIEQALIDPLTEQALISIPGARAETQRRLVNSIYAAFPITWVIPDLFGVPNQALLPHNIGSMASLEIRNNLRSVQARVIKRGIDLVGAVLGGLLIFPGLLLIALAIRLDSPGPVVYRARRLGRGGQSFDCFKFRSMHHDAEEKLNHMLDSDPALRAEFEATHKLKNDPRVTRVGAFLRKTSLDELPQLANVLLGTMSLVGPRPIVQAEVEKYGEVYEVYKQIRPGMTGYWQANGRSDTSYDERVAMDRFYVTNWTPWLDMVVMIQTVRVVLMGRGAY encoded by the coding sequence ATGGGCCTGCGCGTATCGGCGAGGACGGCCTCCCCGGCACGGCTGGGAAGCCAGGCCGCCCCGGCCCGCCTGGCCGCGCTGCCCCAGGCCGTCTGCCTGCTGCTGGGGGACGTCCTCAGCGCGCTGCTCGCGCAGGAACTCGCCTCCCTGATCCTGACCGCCACCGGCCGCCCCGTCCTCTCCCTGGAAAGCACCCTGATCTGGATGGTCCTCTGGGTGCTATGGCGGGCCTATCAGGGCCTCTATCCCAGCTACGGCCGTTCCCCCCAGACGGAACTGCGCCTGCACACGACTGGCACCGTGCAGGTCGCAGTGGGGCAACTCGCCGCCGCCTTCGCGGTGCAACGTTTCGCTCCCGGCGTCACGGGCGTTCTGATCCTGTGGACGCTCATCCTGATCCTGTCCCTGCTGATGCGGTACGCCGTGCGCGCCCTGCTGATCTCCACCGGGCATTTCGGGCGGTCCATCAGCGTGATCGGTGCCGGGCACACCGCGGCCCTGACCATCGCCCACCTGCGGGCCCATCCCGCCTACGGCCTCAATCCGGTGGCCGCCTACGACGACAACCCCGCCTTGCACGGCACCACCTTGCAGGGCGTGCCTGTCCTCGGCCCCATCGAGCAGGCCCTCATCGACCCTCTCACCGAGCAGGCCCTGATCTCCATTCCCGGCGCGCGGGCCGAGACGCAGCGCCGCCTGGTCAACAGCATCTACGCCGCCTTCCCCATTACCTGGGTGATTCCCGACCTTTTCGGCGTGCCCAACCAGGCCCTTTTGCCGCACAACATCGGCAGCATGGCCAGCCTGGAAATCAGGAACAACCTGCGGAGCGTGCAGGCGCGCGTGATCAAGCGAGGCATTGATCTGGTGGGCGCGGTCCTGGGTGGGCTGCTGATTTTCCCCGGGCTGCTGCTGATCGCCCTGGCCATCCGGCTCGACAGCCCCGGTCCGGTGGTCTACCGGGCGCGCCGCCTGGGGCGGGGCGGTCAATCTTTTGACTGTTTCAAGTTCCGCAGCATGCACCACGACGCGGAAGAAAAATTGAATCACATGCTGGACAGCGATCCAGCTCTCCGAGCTGAGTTCGAGGCCACGCACAAGCTCAAAAACGACCCTCGCGTGACCCGGGTTGGCGCGTTCCTACGCAAGACCAGTCTGGATGAGTTGCCGCAGCTTGCCAATGTGCTGCTGGGCACCATGAGCTTGGTCGGACCCCGCCCCATCGTGCAGGCCGAGGTGGAGAAGTACGGTGAGGTCTACGAGGTCTACAAGCAGATCCGTCCCGGCATGACCGGCTACTGGCAGGCCAACGGCCGCAGTGACACGAGTTATGACGAGCGGGTGGCGATGGACCGGTTCTACGTGACCAACTGGACGCCCTGGCTGGATATGGTGGTCATGATTCAGACGGTGAGGGTGGTATTGATGGGCCGGGGTGCATATTAA
- a CDS encoding CpsD/CapB family tyrosine-protein kinase codes for MTAYRPPEPDSPDLLRQDTDNEIDLATLWQGVRQRLPVILLTAALLALAVYLWSRAQPRVYEAAAGLLASSSQSQIGVVGGSVISPLPPGTVAEVVESPLILRPLIEAVRDNQAIAPAERQRLVKQLTRELLTPVREGEGSQRNRTVSVTADQGGGENSIYQVRARAQTPQAAQVLVNLTGKLLLNWDAERTLRDVRLARENFTLQLAQTDRRLALPGLSALERQTLLYRRATMQDNLAQLSFLEQARPGVLKPLTSAVEPLRPVTPSPLRNAVLAGLLALLLGTGVAALLSVLDRRVQTDAELLTLNLPVLGRLPRLRPSGSFSLAQSEALGFLRVNLQATLRQPRPILMIAGLAGGEGASSLTAALASSLADSGQRVLLLDADLWRGGQQDLWDVGTGGQPGHAPGRTGGAHSFAEALRAPVNVEVKPVAPNIDLLPAGSAPHGSLALLSRPELGEWLRRWSQGYDVVLVDSPPLLALADGLALGQQVDAVLLVTEMGRTRLPDVCQVLRSARLADVPVVGFVLNKVAGPSRMPRRYGPALPAPPAPAAPTPTVKEVR; via the coding sequence GTGACCGCATACCGTCCCCCCGAGCCCGACTCTCCCGACCTGCTCCGCCAGGATACCGATAACGAAATCGACCTTGCGACCCTCTGGCAGGGGGTGCGGCAGCGTCTGCCCGTCATCCTCCTGACGGCGGCCCTGCTGGCGCTGGCCGTTTACCTCTGGTCCCGCGCCCAGCCGCGCGTGTACGAGGCTGCGGCAGGCCTGCTGGCTTCCAGCAGCCAGAGCCAGATCGGTGTGGTTGGGGGCTCGGTGATCTCTCCGCTGCCGCCGGGCACCGTGGCCGAGGTCGTGGAGAGTCCGCTGATTCTGCGGCCGCTGATTGAGGCCGTCCGGGATAACCAGGCCATTGCGCCCGCGGAACGGCAACGCCTGGTGAAGCAGTTGACCCGTGAGCTGTTGACCCCGGTGCGGGAGGGCGAGGGGAGCCAGCGGAACCGCACCGTCTCAGTGACGGCGGATCAGGGCGGCGGGGAGAACAGCATCTATCAGGTGCGTGCTCGCGCGCAGACGCCCCAAGCCGCACAGGTGCTCGTCAATCTGACGGGCAAGCTGCTGCTGAACTGGGATGCCGAACGCACCCTGCGGGATGTGCGCCTGGCCCGCGAGAACTTCACCCTGCAACTGGCCCAGACGGACCGCCGCCTGGCCCTGCCGGGGCTGTCGGCGCTGGAGCGCCAGACCCTGCTCTATCGCCGCGCCACCATGCAGGACAACCTCGCGCAGCTCAGTTTTCTGGAGCAGGCCCGGCCGGGCGTCCTCAAGCCCCTCACCAGCGCCGTGGAACCGCTCCGGCCCGTGACGCCTTCGCCGCTGCGGAATGCGGTCTTGGCTGGCCTGCTGGCGCTGCTACTGGGAACTGGTGTGGCGGCCCTCCTGAGCGTGTTGGACCGCCGGGTCCAGACCGATGCGGAGCTGCTGACCTTGAACCTCCCGGTGCTGGGGAGGCTGCCGCGCCTGCGCCCTTCAGGGAGCTTTTCCCTCGCACAGTCAGAGGCTCTGGGCTTCTTGCGCGTCAACCTGCAGGCCACGCTGCGGCAGCCCCGGCCTATCCTGATGATCGCCGGGCTCGCCGGAGGTGAGGGCGCGAGCAGCCTGACCGCCGCCCTGGCGAGCAGTCTGGCCGACAGCGGGCAGCGGGTGCTGCTCCTCGATGCCGACCTGTGGCGCGGCGGGCAGCAGGACCTCTGGGACGTGGGCACAGGCGGACAGCCCGGGCACGCTCCCGGCCGCACGGGCGGTGCACACAGCTTCGCGGAGGCCCTGCGCGCGCCCGTGAACGTGGAGGTGAAGCCAGTCGCCCCCAACATTGACCTGCTGCCCGCTGGCTCTGCCCCCCATGGGAGCTTGGCCCTGCTGAGCCGCCCTGAGCTGGGCGAGTGGCTGCGCCGCTGGAGCCAGGGCTACGACGTGGTGCTGGTGGACAGCCCACCCCTGCTGGCGCTGGCTGACGGGCTGGCCCTGGGGCAACAGGTGGACGCCGTGCTGCTGGTGACTGAGATGGGCCGAACGCGCCTTCCGGACGTGTGTCAGGTGCTGCGGTCCGCGCGGCTGGCTGACGTGCCCGTCGTGGGGTTCGTCCTCAACAAGGTGGCGGGTCCGTCCCGGATGCCCCGCCGCTACGGACCCGCCCTTCCCGCCCCGCCCGCTCCCGCTGCGCCCACCCCGACCGTCAAGGAAGTGCGCTAG
- a CDS encoding mannose-1-phosphate guanylyltransferase → MSEAVFLPVILAGGSGERFWPLSRRHRPKQFLTLDETGRSLLQATSDRLSVLSGSPEQVMVVTGGEYRTQVLEQLPDMPVENLIVEPVARDTAPAVLYAALRVAQEAPEAVMGVFPADHRITNPMAFGRAVRRAIEVAHSTGQLVTLGITPTFPATGYGYIQRGELLQGGELPAYRVSRFTEKPDAETARTLVADGRYTWNSGMFLWRVGAILDAFRQYQPEMYAQLSEALARGRSPGGIRGVFPQVQKISIDYAILEKSDEVAVIPAEFGWDDLGDWNALERLLKGEGQNVSVGRHVSLDTGGAILYTTRGDDLIATIGLEDVVVVRTDEVTLVVRKDRTQDIKKVVQQLKAHPELERFA, encoded by the coding sequence ATGAGCGAAGCAGTCTTTCTTCCCGTCATTCTCGCTGGGGGCAGCGGCGAACGCTTCTGGCCCCTGTCCCGCAGGCACCGCCCCAAACAGTTCCTCACCTTGGACGAGACCGGGCGCAGCCTGCTTCAGGCCACCAGTGACCGCCTGAGCGTACTGAGCGGCAGCCCCGAGCAGGTCATGGTGGTCACAGGGGGCGAGTACCGCACGCAGGTGCTCGAGCAGCTCCCCGACATGCCCGTCGAGAACCTGATCGTCGAGCCGGTCGCGCGGGACACTGCCCCGGCCGTCCTGTATGCGGCCCTGCGGGTGGCCCAGGAGGCCCCGGAAGCCGTGATGGGCGTCTTTCCCGCCGACCACCGCATCACCAATCCGATGGCATTCGGCCGCGCGGTGCGCCGGGCCATCGAGGTCGCCCACTCGACCGGCCAACTCGTCACGCTGGGGATCACCCCCACCTTTCCTGCCACCGGGTATGGCTACATCCAGCGCGGAGAGCTGTTGCAGGGCGGCGAACTGCCCGCCTACCGGGTGTCGCGCTTCACCGAAAAGCCCGACGCGGAGACCGCCCGCACCCTGGTCGCCGACGGGCGTTATACCTGGAACAGCGGGATGTTCCTCTGGCGGGTGGGAGCTATCCTGGACGCCTTCCGGCAGTATCAGCCCGAGATGTACGCCCAGCTCTCGGAGGCGCTGGCTCGCGGCCGGTCGCCGGGGGGCATTCGCGGCGTCTTTCCCCAGGTACAGAAGATCAGCATCGACTACGCCATCCTGGAGAAGTCCGACGAGGTCGCAGTGATCCCGGCCGAGTTCGGCTGGGACGACTTGGGAGACTGGAACGCCCTGGAGCGCCTGCTGAAGGGGGAGGGCCAGAACGTCTCGGTGGGGCGGCATGTCAGCCTGGACACCGGGGGGGCCATCCTGTATACCACCCGGGGCGATGACTTGATCGCCACTATCGGCTTGGAGGACGTGGTGGTCGTCCGCACCGATGAGGTGACGCTGGTGGTGCGAAAGGACCGCACCCAGGACATCAAGAAGGTGGTGCAGCAACTCAAGGCCCACCCGGAATTGGAGCGCTTCGCGTGA
- a CDS encoding glucose-1-phosphate thymidylyltransferase, which yields MKAIIPAAGLGTRLRPLTFTRPKPVLPVAGAPIIVHALRTLLDAGIDEVAIIVSDATRAEIGDTLKQAPEAQVTLIDQHEQLGLGHAVLMAREWVGQDNFCVYLGDNLFEHGVRPFIERFESERPAAVIALVEVPDPTAFGVAQLDGDRITRLVEKPKVPPSNLAVAGLYCFTPEVFGVLDGMPPSARGEYEITDAIQGLIDRGRTVLGQRVEGWWKDTGRPADLLDANRLLLERVTEDVQGEVSDSRLTGRVVIPASAQVRRSKIVGPVLLGEGVVVEDAYIGPFTSIGRDSVIRQAEVEHSVVDAEARIECLNTRLQDCLIGVRAQVRGGRKVPSTHKLTLSDASVVELA from the coding sequence ATGAAAGCGATTATTCCCGCCGCGGGACTCGGCACCCGCCTGCGTCCGCTGACCTTCACGCGCCCCAAGCCCGTCCTGCCGGTCGCGGGCGCGCCCATCATCGTGCATGCGCTGCGGACCCTGCTGGACGCCGGGATTGACGAGGTGGCGATCATCGTGTCGGACGCCACCCGCGCCGAGATCGGGGACACCCTGAAGCAGGCGCCCGAGGCGCAGGTGACCCTGATCGACCAGCACGAGCAGCTCGGCCTGGGGCACGCGGTCCTGATGGCGCGCGAGTGGGTGGGGCAGGACAACTTCTGCGTGTACCTGGGGGACAACCTCTTCGAGCACGGGGTGCGGCCCTTTATCGAGCGCTTCGAGAGTGAGCGTCCGGCGGCGGTGATCGCGCTGGTGGAGGTGCCCGACCCCACCGCCTTCGGGGTGGCGCAGCTCGACGGCGACCGGATCACCCGGCTGGTCGAGAAGCCCAAGGTGCCGCCGAGCAACCTGGCCGTGGCGGGGCTGTACTGCTTCACCCCGGAGGTCTTCGGGGTGCTCGACGGGATGCCGCCCTCGGCGCGCGGGGAGTACGAGATCACGGACGCGATTCAGGGCCTGATCGACCGCGGCCGCACCGTGCTGGGCCAGCGGGTGGAGGGCTGGTGGAAGGACACCGGGCGCCCGGCCGACCTGCTCGACGCCAACCGCCTGTTGCTCGAAAGGGTCACGGAGGACGTGCAGGGGGAGGTCAGCGACTCACGGCTCACCGGCCGGGTGGTGATTCCGGCCTCGGCGCAGGTCCGGCGCAGCAAGATCGTCGGCCCGGTGCTGCTGGGCGAGGGCGTGGTCGTCGAGGACGCCTATATCGGGCCCTTCACCTCCATCGGCCGGGACAGCGTGATCCGGCAGGCCGAGGTCGAGCACAGCGTGGTGGACGCCGAGGCGCGCATCGAGTGCCTGAACACCCGCCTCCAGGACTGCCTGATCGGGGTGCGCGCCCAGGTGCGGGGCGGGCGCAAGGTACCCAGCACCCACAAGCTCACCCTCTCGGACGCGAGCGTGGTCGAGTTGGCGTGA